The following proteins come from a genomic window of Nicotiana tomentosiformis chromosome 12, ASM39032v3, whole genome shotgun sequence:
- the LOC138902905 gene encoding uncharacterized protein, giving the protein MQVQLVALAKEIRKLTLALIHNEPHATCDICGREHPTHECQASTEEVNVVGNYNFNAMGQKHPGFSWSSPGGTTNAWQQNNSIFEGAPGFTDERLDIHGAAIKELGTFLGNLERQVGQIATILSERIQRTSVTPIHKEVALEKESRKELKIEDDKKTEKKKEKKGAEKKKKDENSRRDESEESKYMPALPFPQKLYREKLDKQFERFLDMLKQVNVNLPFTEVLSQMPAYAKFLKEILTKKRKIEETSVVKLTEHCRAILQNKLSQKKLENELGEIRSAPISLQLEDQTTVIPEGIVEDALVREKKEVPLILGRPLLAMGRAILDIHDRKHMLRVGEETVTFEMNVAIGVKKEKPLASVEWKVKSSKEKAATSGIHKCGMYPKKG; this is encoded by the exons ATGCAGGTTCAGCTTGTTGCCTTGGCAAAAGAAATAAGAAAGCTGACTTTAGCTTTGATACATAATGAGCCTCATGCAACATGTGACATATGTGGAAGAgaacaccctactcatgagtgtcaagcctcaactgaggaagttaaTGTTGTTGGGAATTacaacttcaatgcaatgggtcagaagcaccccgggttttcatggagttcaccagGGGGTAcaacaaatgcatggcaacaaaataactccatATTTGaaggagctcctggtttt ACTGATGAGAGATTAGATATTCATGGTGctgctatcaaagaacttgggacATTTTTGGGtaacttggagagacaagtgggacaaattgcaactatATTATCGGAGAGAATCCAG CGGACAAGTGTCACTCCAATTCACAAAGAAGTTGctcttgaaaaagaaagtaggaaggagctgaaaattgaagatgataaaaaaactgagaagaagaaagaaaagaagggagctgagaaaaagaagaaggatgagAATTCAAGAAGGGATGAATCTGAAGAGAGCAAGtacatgcctgctttaccttttccccaaaagctttatagagagaagctggacaagcaatttgaAAGATTTCTGGATATGTTGAAAcaagttaatgtaaatttgccatttACTGAAGTTCTctcccaaatgccagcttatgcaaaattcttgaaggaaatcctgacaaagaagagaaagatagaagagacctcagtggtcaagctcacagagcattgccgtgcgatcttgcaaaacaaactctcACAAAA gaaactggagaatgagcttggagagataaggtctgcaccaatatctttacAGCTGGAAGACCAAACAACtgtaatacccgaggggatagtggaagatgcattagttcgg GAGAaaaaggaggtccccctcatatTAGGAAGACCATTATTAGCAATGGGCAGAGCAATAttggatatacatgatagaaaacacatgcttagagtgggtgaggagacggtgacgtttgagatgaatgtagctaTTGGAGTTAAAAAGGAGAAGCCActtgcaagtgttgagtggaaggtgAAGAGTTCGAAAGAAAAGGCTGCAACGAGTGGAATACATAAGTGTGGGATGTACCCCAAGAAGGGCTGA